In Ooceraea biroi isolate clonal line C1 chromosome 14, Obir_v5.4, whole genome shotgun sequence, the genomic window AGTATCTACGGAGCAACAAAAGCCGCTCTCCTGGCATGGGCTACCGCTCTTCGACTAGAGCACCATAAATACGGCATTAAAGTTGTCTCTTTTATGCCCGGTCAGTACAGAATGCGTGAAAGCAAATCCATCTTTGCAGTTTCGTTGCTTAGATGCGCAAAATCAATGCTCAAACGAATTAATCTTCGTAAACAAATTTAGTTTTTAACTCACTAAATTTaaacttattatttgttattgcGCATTCCTGCGTTTGCCGTAGTCATTTcgatatatgaaaataaaattttatctctctctttatctcttcgTTCTACGAAAAAACAGGTGGTTTTGTATCGGAAAGCAATATAATGAGATCGCAACGATCGTATTTTGAAAGGATGCAATCATCTATGTCGGATGAAGCGAAAGAATTTTACGGCGACTATTTCACTCGATACATGGACTATTTTTCCCAAGTCTCGCAGAAGACGAATGTAGAGTATGAAGAGAACGTACAAGTTTTGTCAGATCCAAAAATATACGAGAGTTTTAATGGCGCTCTTCTGGATATTTATCCCTCGACGATTTACAGGTGAATTGTCTTATTAATttgcagaaataaatattataacataattaactACCTTTTATATTCAGATGCGAGTCGTGGAGGTACTTTTTTTATCGGATGCTGTTTAAGTGTACGCCTATATGGCTGCATGATCAGTTGGTTCAACGCTTTGTCAGTGGACCGTCCTGGCGTAccaataaacaataatattatatacaattttattacattttatatatactataatattatttacattattgaaGATAATGTTTGTAATCTGCAATATAacgttaataaaatgaaaaataattatgacatTCTTTTGACAGATTACGCTTTTgttaactttttttcgaataatttttaaataatatgagATTAAATCAACTGAATCGCGTTATATTATCTTGTTCTATAATTATGTTGAAAGAAGATTGGAGTGGTTTGATTGGAAATAAGTTGGTCAACatcaacattaataattgttataaataattgtgaaagttaaaaataattgcttaattgttgACAGATTACTCGTAATTATCTGACCATATCGCTTTAAGTGTTCCtgttaattgataaatttccGTGAACTTGCAACATCATCAACACAGGTGTTACTTCTTGAGTGTCCATCGGCgtcaatttttcatttgatgTCTCGAATCTTATCCGATTTTAGGGCAACCAGGTGTACGATTAGATAATATCAAACGAATAAATACTCGTCTCCCGATCGAAAATTACTACATTATTGTCTGTTTCCTCGTGAACACGCTGCGCTATGAAGGTCCTCGCATCTGGTAAATCTTGACTCACGTTAATCTCTGTCTTCCGTAATTTTACGAGTTTAATATTTACTCTGACCACATCGCACATCTGTTTTCACATTACAGTTTGTATCATCGCTGCGTTCTGCATAGCGTCGTCTCTGCAGGACACCCCGCATAGTCCATGTAATGACGGGCCTTTACCTCTGGCACTGAGGATAGACGGATGCAGCAGTTTGCCTTGTAATATATACAAGGGAACTGATCTGATCGCGCAGTGGGATTTTGCTGCCAGTAAGTTacgttaaatttgaaatttttttaacagtgaatctcgaaaagaaaaaaatcaaatacGAGCGagtgtttttataaatttcaagaataattttcgaattattcTAAAGTGAGTGAgatttattcaagaaataatcAAGCTCTTTGACGATTAGAATGCCCGTTTCTCCAACGTGATgtctgaaaaaaaagaacaatcaGCCAATTATTTGATCGCACATTTATCTTGTCGTAGATGCTGATGCGAAATCGCTGACACCGCGCGTGAAAGTGACGTTTTGGGGAATTACAATAGATTATCCGTATCCGGAGCAGGACGCGTGTAAATCTCTAACAAATGGAAGATGTCCATTAGCGAAGAGCGACAAAGTTACGTACAATCTCAAAATGCCGAT contains:
- the LOC105282982 gene encoding NPC intracellular cholesterol transporter 2, which gives rise to MKVLASVCIIAAFCIASSLQDTPHSPCNDGPLPLALRIDGCSSLPCNIYKGTDLIAQWDFAANADAKSLTPRVKVTFWGITIDYPYPEQDACKSLTNGRCPLAKSDKVTYNLKMPIDKSYPDVVLKIEFALVDENKNVQVCFKVDGQVTDK